The Plasmodium malariae genome assembly, contig: PmUG01_00_4, whole genome shotgun sequence nucleotide sequence ttatttattattcgtAAAGCTTactcattcttttttttttttttttttgttagttAATAATCTAAATATGATagttctaatatatttaagagTACCCATTTTTCTATCATGATACAGGttaatttcttatataatgtaaaataaataataatcaaTCATAAAGTATCTTTAAAGGGTCATTAAATTATGTACGTATAgtttttataacaattttaaaatatataaattactattttttattaatttatcatttttttttttaattataccaTCCTATTTCTAATCGCttgaataaagaaaaaaatttttatatgtccaaatttttatttttaatactattcttaaattactaaaaattttgaacTGCTATTAAATGCAATTAAATCTAAAATCACATAGTAAATTACGTATAATAGTGTTAGAAAGTATAAGAttaatttatcttatataagataataaaagtaaactatcttaatttgtatatttttgatctcaaaaaaaaattaagcacttttaattaaaaaaaatatttgtaatattgcATTACTACAtttgaattaaattttattaatcattattattatttatattttttgttattttaatgtattgcTCATTGTCAAACCTTTATACTATAATTACTCTCTTAGTTTgaacaattatttttattctgttGTAAAATGAATACCGTTGTAATTATTCTAGAACAATTATCAAgacttatataaaatatttattttcgcAGTACCATTAACCTAATGCACATagtataagtaaaaaattacataaataaaaaaaaaattttaaaaagtaaatgaaACACACAAAAGTTAAAAGTTATTTTgtcacataaaaaatatctttattCAATAATTCCacttaattataaatttcctATTTGAAAAATAGTTTACATCTTATCATTCCTAAATTGCTCCCTATGCGTCATTATCTTATAAccagaaaaatattaaaattccATGTTATGCAGTATACTTATCTCCATACAAGTTGTACAAActtcttaattattttttttaaaatatatacaaaaaaaaaaagaaatatgaagacagaatctaaaaaaaaaattataaagaattatacGCGGTACATACTAGAAATCAAACAGGAATACACagaatttaatatatatcattactAAATCCTTCATCTTTAGAATATAAATGGGAATTAGAAGAAAAccatataaaacatataaatctACACCAAGGGATTTACCAAAAGTAATTATGATTTCTATTCAATATTAACCAACCAATATATACGATTCTACTAATATGTATGCTTATGCCACAACATTTCATGCGACAAAGAAAAAGTAAgacacaataataaaaaaaaaagtacaacttaaaatgagaaaaaatgtaaaagtaaaataaaagcatCCAATGAAGATTCATCAAAGAATACgcaatataataaacaaggtaagtaatataattcttatatatttgaaacaaaaaaatattcatgttaaaaaaaatattcaaataatttaattatctAGGTTTTCTCAAGGAATATATGGCAATTAGTAACAAgacttacaaaaaaataatacttaaaaaatacggattaagaattattttaccTGTATTATTGttcttgtttttattaataatatccACAATACAGTTAACATcacatttcatatataagaaaatgtgATGGTTGAATTTTGATTGGTCTAATACTCAAATAGAAGAATTAGATAAGGAAATATTGTCAATCAcattagaaaatttaaaagatagTTTCCCATGGATATGAAGGTCTTAGATGCAGATCCCACTAACGCCCAAATTTCTGTTCTAGGACAATCAATTGGCCaactaatatatttcttttctttcattatattagGTATCACACTTATATTAAAGGTTTTTTACGAtcatatgttaaaatataaaaaaattaagttcagtaaaagataatatacatagtaaggaatatatatattcctaaAGAATTTCCAAGTATATAGTaatagatataatatttttattcttaataaacATAATCATAATTTCTTAAATTCTCTATATATcccaatatatatatgacatTTTTGACAgacaaaaatgaaacaatatGTTCTTAGTTTTTTCGCGAATTTGAACCTTTTAATGTTCtttaatttgtaatataaaaatttttttgaacttgactaaatattaagaattcgtacacacatatttttaagcatagtttcatttaaaaaatatacatatatacatatatatatatatacgttaaATTAGCATATGACATCAcacaacatatataattattaaagtaaaatatttatattctaccaaaaaattgtttcttttcttttttgtctTATTACTGTCTAAAATGATAATTTGTTTAGTCTactaagaaaatatattattagttttgaatcaaaaataaacgtatcttattttttattgaatgAAAAGAAGTTAATATacttcattatatttatatatatatattttaattatatatgaaatttaatattCTATAAGTTGTACTCTATGTGGAGCATGACATAAAgtgtattaatttaaatgcCTTTTTCACGGACATccctttttttgtacatgatatatgtatatataaatttatattaataaattattcttattaattattaattatttataattcttatataaattatgaattatatatccTTAGAAACATTTAAgatttcaaataaattactatttaattattcatattaattgtggtgtaaattaaatttttaataaacgaattaaatatatataataacgtaagtatataaatacaacaaatatagacattttattcttttaaaagttaaattaacaaataaaatacggttatatattaaaaaataatttgtttaaattgttttctgtttttttttagtttttttcataatgatATATGGCTCGAGTTGTATTATGtaactataaatataaaaattttcatttaacatattaaaaaaaatgtatttttttctgaaataATTCAAtgataaatagataaatatttctttatatactCTACTTTTACTTTgtccataaatatatttgtaatattttagcACTTTAAAgatgtacaaaaatatatgttatttatattaagcattattaattatctgtattctaataataatttaaaaaaaaataaaattcgtaaaaaaaaattatctttttgtagataatatataaatacttatctttttttatcttttggataagtataatttatttttaaaaagtaaatatttttttaaatgcttaattaaataaatatagtttGTAAGTTTTTGTCTACAGCATTTTATTGGGTAgttttcaaatattaaattttatttttcatagactcaaatgaaaattataatttgaatataaGTTCTACttattaaatttacatactctttaaatataatcatttaaCTGGTGAAATAACTtatcccttttttttcctttgcaAGTTTCCACATGTGATATACAGAAAATTAGGCAGGTACATATGGTCATATCAgcatagaaaaattaaaaatatttcttattagaatattaatagtacatttaaaattatgtttactATTCATATatcttctaaatatatattattaattaaaaaaaaaattagttgaatatgaatatttttttatagaaataacattataaattaatcttaatttagaattaaaatttttaaaaattatggaaataaaatagaaaatcaGATTTTACATCATTACATTATACCTATTTTTTCAtagattatataatattatattaaaaacttgatttttaaaaattatattatagctTATAAAAATACCCATGTTTACTCAATAAGTAATGCAATTTCTGTATGTAACACAACAGGCTTCACAAAagaaattttctttttctattaatatatttcaataatatatattttaggaATAATAACTTATTGAAATATGtctttataaaattagaattatttaaaggataacctttttaaaattagcaattatatttttaatatgaagagcattatataatatatatattctctacATTCTGCATGCTATGTAAACTAagtatttttgtataataataaatcgtatatttttttttttgtttatctcAATAAGATTAATACGTAATCTATTTAATCAGTTATTTAGAGTAAATaagtacataatatttttcaatatttataaataatatatatttttattttaatgaatgttagttatttttttttttttatatcattaacgttaaaactttttaaatatttttaaagatttaTTCCTTGTATATACAGTAAAATACatagtaattatatatattttattaaatatttttgaagtaataaaaacaaattcttttaaaaataaatatagcatCCCTTATAATAAgcagtaaaataaatagttattaatttttcccttgctgaatatatatgtatattaataatctatacaatggaacaaaaaattaataccaccttatttttcaaaatttctgCGTTTATGATTTTAAGTTGGATATGTCATTTTTTTGTGATACAGTAtgataatgttatatatggatttctgtaaattttatattttttatgttttattttttttaataatttttattattattagattatttattgtatGAAATAACgtatattaacataatttttttagagaACTAATAACAAATTGTTAATTGAGAATTGGGTACCATGTAAAAGATTAAATACAAGAAGTTATCGTttactagcaaaatataaaaagaataaagatTCAAATATTCTAGATCTTAAAGAGGATAAACCATTCAATGGAGAGATtaacaaaggaaaaaacagaCAGTCTAATAGaactttattaaataaggcGCAGTACTATACAGAAGTTATAGATTATGAAAATGGGATGTTTGATGGTAAATActtccattttgaaaaaaaattaattaataaaaatgactATGATGATttacttgaaaaaaaaaggagaatttGTGAtatagatttaaaaaaaattaaattcagAAAATACAGATATGGAGCTTTTAtaacttcatttttttcttgttcgCATTTGGATTGCCAATATTACAACATTTTAAGTACTTGAAAACTGCAGGGGATGAATTAAAACTGCATTAAAATTGCAAAAAGTATGGTCAGCAGTAGAAGGTATCTTGAAGGGAGCGAAAGAAtactttttcttaatatcATTTGGGATATTAATGGTTATATTATCTGTCTCACTTCTAATAGGGTTATATAAGctcttaataaataatgaaaaatataataaaattaagttaatgtctgaattaaatgaataattagaagtaaacatttttatgtaagGAAGTTATCAACaataactaatatatataatatttttacggAATACATTCTTATAAAACATACTTAtaactgttattattttataaatacatgtatgtaaatttttctttttaatacagaagaaaaaaaaagttaaattaatcattttttcattaatatgaatgttatgatatttttaaaagtttattttatattatttgttcacTTTAATTgcatattatgttttaatatatataatattcctaTATCAATAGaatcttataaaaaatatagttttgtgcacaaaaattaatatataatagaacaATACAAATCATTGTATACGAATAATACCTTAGCTATATTCGAACTAACAATGTTACttcatgtttttatattcctGTAGAATGCAATGATTTTCATGATTCATCTTATGgtaaaaattcataattatctttataatgataataaatatgactTTTTTAGattttaattaaacaaaataaatgtatattattactttgacgtataaaacaaattttatttattttaaaaaataactgttaatatttattttataaaataataattatgagaaatatattataatctatatatgttgtaacatacattataatatattcttatttcttttttttgaaaattatatatcatattttataaatatattaaaaataatgtccctataaatgtgtattatttataattttttaataaattgaGACTACAATGTCATcagaaataatgaataatttaagCCATTAAATGCTTTATTAATGTTCATAATTATGCTGTTAATCTCATActgaaaatttaattaagtatatattatgttgaaaatttaaaaatgtacttatatatattattttttttttttagtaaattaaatgtataaaataacgaattaaatattatcatatatgaagaaataatatatttaaaattcttccttttttatcttagttttttcaaaatagttCACTTCTAAGAacttgttatatatatataatataaaattttcttttaaggtagcaaaattacatataacttttcataatattatataaatatatgtatgcatatatttaaatatatgttataatttttcctaaggttatatatatattatatagagCGTTAATACCGTTTTTAagatgtataaatatatgtatagtttATACTGACAATAAatatcttaaaaaata carries:
- the PmUG01_00017900 gene encoding fam-m protein translates to MEQKINTTLFFKISAFMILSWICHFFVIQYDNRTNNKLLIENWVPCKRLNTRSYRLLAKYKKNKDSNILDLKEDKPFNGEINKGKNRQSNRTLLNKAQYYTEVIDYENGMFDGKYFHFEKKLINKNDYDDLLEKKRRICDIDLKKIKFRKYRYGAFITSFFSCSHLDCQYYNILST